The following proteins are co-located in the Sporolactobacillus pectinivorans genome:
- the rplD gene encoding 50S ribosomal protein L4 — MPKLTVFDQKGAQVGDVELSDSVFGIKPNEHVLYQAIVMQQASQRQGTHAVKNRSAVRGGGRKPWKQKGTGRARQGSIRSPQWVGGGTVFGPTPRSYAYKLPKKVRKLAIRSALSGKVGESDLIVLDSLKFDAPKTKEFVSVLKNLSVTEKALVVTNDFDDTVVLSSRNIPGVKVLTATQVNVLDVVAYNKLIVTKEAAEKLGEVLG; from the coding sequence ATGCCAAAATTAACAGTTTTTGATCAAAAAGGGGCTCAGGTCGGAGACGTTGAACTTTCAGACTCAGTCTTTGGCATTAAACCCAATGAACATGTTCTTTACCAGGCAATCGTGATGCAGCAGGCATCTCAACGTCAGGGAACACACGCAGTAAAAAACCGTTCTGCAGTAAGAGGAGGCGGCCGCAAACCGTGGAAACAGAAAGGAACCGGCCGCGCACGGCAAGGTTCTATTCGCTCGCCTCAATGGGTAGGTGGCGGCACGGTATTCGGACCGACACCACGCAGTTATGCTTACAAGCTTCCTAAGAAAGTTCGGAAGCTGGCGATCAGGTCAGCACTGTCAGGGAAGGTCGGCGAGAGCGACCTGATTGTTCTTGACAGTCTTAAATTTGACGCGCCGAAAACAAAGGAGTTTGTTTCTGTACTGAAAAACTTGTCAGTTACAGAAAAGGCTTTAGTTGTTACAAATGATTTTGATGACACAGTCGTTCTTTCCTCACGCAATATTCCGGGCGTGAAAGTACTTACGGCAACGCAGGTCAATGTCCTGGATGTTGTTGCATACAACAAACTGATCGTCACCAAGGAAGCCGCCGAAAAGCTTGGGGAGGTGCTTGGATAA
- the rplV gene encoding 50S ribosomal protein L22 — translation MQAKAVGRQIRIAPRKARLVIDLIRGKEVGYALAVLKNTQRAASPIIEKVLKSAVANAEHNYDMDTDNLYVEKAYVDEGATLKRFRPRAQGRASKINKRTSHITIIVSEKKEG, via the coding sequence ATGCAAGCAAAAGCTGTTGGCAGACAAATTCGTATTGCTCCTCGTAAGGCACGTCTTGTGATTGATCTTATCAGGGGCAAAGAGGTCGGCTATGCACTGGCTGTTCTAAAGAATACGCAAAGGGCCGCATCTCCGATTATTGAAAAAGTACTAAAATCTGCAGTTGCGAATGCAGAACACAATTATGATATGGATACTGATAATTTGTATGTCGAAAAGGCGTATGTGGACGAAGGAGCAACACTCAAACGTTTCCGTCCCCGCGCACAAGGCCGTGCAAGCAAGATTAACAAACGTACGAGCCACATTACGATTATCGTATCGGAAAAGAAGGAGGGATAA
- a CDS encoding 50S ribosomal protein L7ae-like protein has product MSYEKVTQAKNGIIIGTKQALKALRENRVKEVIIAEDADVRVTNKVLTLAEELDVPVYPVDSMKKLGQACGIEVGASAVAIKR; this is encoded by the coding sequence ATGTCTTATGAAAAAGTGACACAAGCAAAGAACGGAATCATTATTGGTACAAAACAGGCGTTGAAAGCATTGAGGGAAAATCGTGTTAAAGAGGTTATCATTGCCGAAGATGCTGATGTTCGCGTAACCAATAAGGTACTGACACTTGCGGAAGAATTAGACGTGCCGGTTTACCCTGTTGACTCAATGAAGAAGCTTGGTCAAGCATGCGGCATTGAAGTTGGGGCGTCGGCAGTTGCAATAAAAAGATAA
- the rpsJ gene encoding 30S ribosomal protein S10 gives MAKQKIRIRLKAYDHRILDQSAEKIVETAKRSGAKVSGPIPLPTEKSIYTILRAVHKYKDSREQFEMRTHKRLVDIVEPTPQTVDSLMRLDLPSGVDIEIKL, from the coding sequence ATGGCAAAACAAAAGATTCGCATTCGTCTGAAAGCATATGATCATCGTATTTTGGATCAGTCCGCTGAGAAAATCGTGGAAACGGCAAAACGTTCCGGGGCAAAGGTGTCCGGACCAATCCCGTTGCCGACTGAAAAGTCGATCTACACTATTCTTCGCGCGGTACACAAATACAAAGATTCACGTGAACAGTTCGAAATGCGTACACACAAACGTCTGGTCGACATAGTTGAGCCAACACCGCAGACAGTTGATTCTCTGATGAGACTTGATCTTCCGTCGGGTGTGGACATCGAAATCAAGTTATAA
- the rplW gene encoding 50S ribosomal protein L23, with protein MKDPRDIIKRPVLTERTTDQMADKKYTFDVEVHANKSEIKRAVEAIFDVKVVKVNTINVKGKPKRYGRYSGYTSKRKKAIVTLTPESKELDFFSGK; from the coding sequence ATGAAAGATCCACGCGATATTATAAAGCGCCCCGTACTGACTGAACGGACAACTGATCAGATGGCCGATAAAAAGTATACATTTGATGTCGAGGTTCATGCGAACAAATCTGAAATCAAACGGGCAGTTGAAGCTATCTTTGATGTAAAAGTCGTTAAGGTCAACACCATTAATGTTAAGGGTAAGCCGAAACGTTATGGCCGTTACTCGGGGTATACTTCGAAACGCAAGAAAGCAATTGTCACTTTGACACCAGAGAGCAAGGAACTTGATTTCTTCTCAGGGAAATAA
- the rplC gene encoding 50S ribosomal protein L3, which produces MTKGILGKKVGMTQIFAENGDAVPVTVVDVSDNVVLQKKDVETDGYEAVQIGFDKAKASRITKAAQGHADKAKAEPKRFIKEIRNVNLADYELGQEVTAEIFKAGDIVDVTGTSKGKGYQGPIKRNNQSRGPMAHGSRYHRRPGSMGVIDPAHVFKGKKLAGRMGGEIVTVQNLVIAKVDAERKLILIRGNVPGAKKSYITIKSARKAVEDK; this is translated from the coding sequence ATGACTAAAGGAATCTTAGGCAAAAAGGTCGGAATGACCCAGATTTTCGCTGAAAACGGAGATGCAGTCCCGGTTACAGTCGTTGACGTGTCTGACAATGTTGTTCTTCAGAAGAAGGATGTTGAAACAGACGGCTACGAAGCTGTACAAATCGGTTTCGACAAAGCAAAGGCGTCACGTATTACTAAAGCGGCTCAGGGTCATGCAGACAAAGCAAAGGCTGAACCTAAGCGCTTCATTAAAGAAATCCGTAATGTAAATCTTGCCGATTATGAACTCGGCCAGGAAGTAACTGCAGAAATATTTAAAGCAGGAGATATTGTTGATGTAACGGGTACATCAAAGGGCAAGGGATATCAGGGCCCGATTAAGCGCAACAACCAGTCCCGCGGCCCAATGGCTCATGGCTCACGCTATCATCGCCGTCCGGGTTCAATGGGTGTTATTGATCCAGCTCACGTATTCAAAGGAAAAAAACTTGCCGGCCGCATGGGCGGAGAGATCGTTACTGTTCAGAACCTCGTCATTGCAAAAGTAGATGCGGAACGCAAACTGATCCTGATCAGAGGCAATGTACCAGGCGCAAAGAAAAGCTATATTACAATCAAATCTGCTCGTAAAGCAGTAGAAGATAAATAA
- the rpsS gene encoding 30S ribosomal protein S19 — translation MSRSLKKGPFVDDHLMTKVTALNEKDEKRVVKTWSRRSTIFPDFIGHTIAVYDGRKHVPVYVTEDMVGHKLGEFAPTRTYRGHASSDKKTSAR, via the coding sequence ATGAGCCGAAGCCTGAAAAAAGGACCTTTTGTTGATGATCACCTTATGACAAAGGTTACTGCGCTGAACGAAAAGGATGAAAAGAGAGTCGTTAAGACTTGGTCACGTCGGTCGACAATTTTCCCTGACTTTATTGGACATACCATTGCTGTGTATGACGGACGCAAACATGTGCCGGTTTATGTTACAGAAGACATGGTAGGACATAAACTTGGAGAATTTGCTCCGACCAGAACGTACCGCGGACATGCATCTTCTGATAAGAAAACAAGCGCTCGCTAA
- the tuf gene encoding elongation factor Tu, producing MAKEHYERTKPHVNIGTIGHVDHGKTTLTAAITTVLAKKGMAQARAYDSIDGAPEERERGITISTAHVEYETDKRHYAHVDCPGHADYVKNMITGAAQMDGAILVVSAVDGPMPQTREHILLAHQVGVPAIIVFLNKTDQVDDPELLELVEMEVRDLLSEYDYPGDDVPVIKGSALKALQGDPEEEKHILELMDEVDSYIPTPVRDNDKPFMMPVEDVFSISGRGTVATGRVERGTVKIGDEVEILGLTDAPKKTVVTGVEMFRKTLDFAEAGDNIGALLRGVEREGVERGQVLIKPGTVTAYKKFKAQVYVLKKEEGGRHTPFFTNYRPQFYFRTTDVTGTITLPEGTEMVMPGDNITMDVELIAPIAIEKGTKFTIREGGRTVGAGSVSEIVE from the coding sequence ATGGCTAAAGAACATTATGAACGCACAAAACCGCATGTTAACATTGGTACAATTGGTCACGTCGATCACGGCAAGACTACGCTGACTGCGGCAATCACTACTGTACTTGCCAAAAAGGGCATGGCTCAGGCACGTGCTTATGACTCCATTGACGGTGCACCGGAAGAAAGAGAACGCGGAATCACGATCTCCACGGCTCATGTTGAATATGAAACAGACAAGCGTCACTATGCACATGTTGACTGCCCAGGGCACGCCGACTATGTTAAGAACATGATCACCGGCGCTGCACAGATGGACGGAGCTATTCTGGTTGTTTCCGCGGTTGACGGCCCAATGCCGCAAACTCGTGAACATATTCTGCTGGCTCACCAGGTTGGTGTCCCTGCGATTATCGTTTTCCTGAACAAAACAGATCAGGTTGACGATCCTGAACTTCTTGAACTGGTTGAAATGGAAGTTCGCGATCTTTTGAGCGAATACGATTATCCGGGTGACGATGTTCCGGTTATCAAAGGTTCGGCTTTGAAAGCATTGCAGGGCGATCCTGAAGAAGAAAAGCATATCCTTGAACTGATGGATGAAGTGGACAGCTACATTCCAACTCCTGTCCGCGACAATGACAAGCCATTCATGATGCCTGTTGAAGATGTATTCTCCATCTCAGGACGTGGCACCGTTGCTACTGGCCGTGTAGAACGTGGAACGGTTAAAATCGGTGATGAAGTTGAAATTCTTGGTCTGACAGATGCACCTAAGAAGACTGTAGTTACCGGCGTTGAAATGTTCCGTAAAACACTTGATTTTGCGGAAGCCGGCGACAACATTGGCGCACTGCTTCGCGGGGTTGAACGTGAAGGTGTTGAACGTGGCCAGGTTCTGATTAAACCAGGCACTGTTACAGCTTATAAAAAATTTAAGGCTCAGGTTTATGTCCTAAAGAAAGAAGAAGGCGGCCGCCATACTCCGTTCTTCACAAACTACCGTCCGCAATTTTATTTCAGGACAACCGATGTAACCGGAACAATCACGCTTCCGGAAGGAACTGAAATGGTAATGCCAGGCGACAACATCACTATGGATGTTGAATTGATTGCACCAATCGCCATTGAAAAAGGAACAAAGTTCACGATCCGTGAAGGTGGCCGTACTGTCGGTGCCGGATCTGTTTCCGAAATCGTCGAATGA
- the fusA gene encoding elongation factor G, with protein sequence MARDFSLEKTRNIGIMAHIDAGKTTTTERILFYSGRIHKIGETHEGASQMDWMDQEKERGITITSAATTAQWKGYRVNIIDTPGHVDFTVEVERSLRVLDGAVAVLDAQSGVEPQTETVWRQATTYGVPRIVFVNKMDKIGANFLYSCKTLHERLQANAHPIQLPMGAEDDYKGEIDLVNMQAYIYEDDLGSIVEAEEIPDEYKEQAEEYHDKLVEAVADVDDDIMEKYLNGDEISVEELKTAIRKATCAVKFYPVLCGTAFKNKGVQHVLDAVIDYLPSPIDVPPIKGTLPDSGEEVERVADDNEPFAALAFKVMTDPFVGKLTFFRVYSGTVEAGSYVQNSTKDSRERLGRILLMHANHRSEIKKVYSGDIAAAVGLKNTTTGDTLCDENNLIVLESMDFPDPVIHVAIEPKSKADQDKMDIALAKLAEEDPTFKTHTDEETGQTIIGGMGELHLDIIVDRMRREFKVEANVGAPQVAYRETLTKAGRAEGKFIRQSGGHGQYGHVWIEFEPLDEGSGFVFENKIVGGVVPREYIPAVEAGLKDSLQNGLLAGYPIIDVKASLVDGSYHDVDSSEMAFKIAASMALKAAKGACAPVILEPIMKVEINMPDEYLGDIMGDITSRRGRVDGMEARAGAQAVDAHVPLAEMFGYATSLRSSTQGRGTFTMQFDHYEQVPKSVSEEIIKKATGE encoded by the coding sequence ATGGCGAGGGATTTCTCTTTGGAGAAAACGCGCAACATTGGCATTATGGCCCACATTGATGCCGGTAAGACAACGACAACGGAGCGTATTCTCTTCTATTCTGGACGTATTCACAAAATTGGTGAAACCCATGAAGGGGCTTCGCAAATGGACTGGATGGATCAGGAAAAGGAACGTGGCATTACGATTACATCCGCTGCGACAACGGCTCAATGGAAGGGCTATCGAGTTAATATCATTGACACTCCGGGGCACGTCGATTTCACTGTTGAAGTTGAACGTTCACTTCGTGTCCTTGACGGTGCTGTAGCGGTTCTTGATGCCCAGTCCGGTGTTGAGCCTCAGACGGAAACCGTTTGGCGCCAGGCAACAACGTATGGCGTGCCAAGAATAGTATTTGTAAACAAAATGGATAAGATTGGCGCTAATTTCCTTTATTCATGCAAGACGCTGCATGAACGCCTTCAAGCTAATGCCCACCCGATTCAGCTGCCAATGGGTGCTGAAGACGATTACAAGGGCGAGATTGACTTGGTTAACATGCAGGCTTACATCTATGAAGATGATCTGGGCTCTATTGTTGAGGCTGAAGAGATCCCGGATGAATATAAGGAACAAGCCGAAGAATACCATGATAAACTGGTTGAAGCCGTTGCTGACGTCGATGATGATATCATGGAAAAATATCTTAATGGCGATGAGATTTCCGTCGAAGAACTTAAAACAGCCATCCGCAAAGCGACTTGCGCGGTTAAATTTTATCCAGTACTGTGCGGTACAGCATTTAAAAACAAGGGTGTTCAGCATGTACTGGATGCAGTGATTGATTATCTGCCTTCACCGATTGACGTACCGCCAATCAAGGGAACACTTCCTGATAGCGGTGAAGAAGTTGAGCGTGTTGCAGATGATAATGAACCATTTGCTGCACTGGCTTTCAAAGTAATGACGGATCCGTTTGTCGGCAAGCTGACTTTCTTCCGTGTCTATTCTGGAACGGTTGAAGCCGGTTCATATGTCCAAAACTCGACAAAAGATTCCCGTGAACGCCTCGGCCGTATTTTGCTGATGCATGCCAATCATAGGAGTGAAATCAAAAAGGTTTACTCTGGTGATATTGCGGCGGCTGTTGGTTTGAAGAATACGACAACCGGAGATACGTTATGTGATGAGAACAATTTGATTGTCCTCGAATCAATGGATTTTCCGGATCCGGTAATCCACGTTGCGATCGAGCCGAAATCAAAAGCTGATCAAGATAAAATGGACATCGCACTGGCTAAACTGGCTGAAGAAGATCCAACTTTTAAAACGCACACGGATGAAGAAACCGGCCAGACCATCATTGGCGGCATGGGTGAACTTCACCTTGACATTATCGTTGACCGTATGCGTCGCGAATTCAAAGTCGAGGCCAATGTCGGTGCGCCGCAGGTTGCCTACCGTGAAACCTTGACCAAAGCGGGCAGAGCGGAAGGCAAATTCATCCGCCAGTCTGGTGGCCATGGCCAGTATGGGCATGTCTGGATTGAGTTCGAGCCACTTGATGAAGGCAGTGGATTTGTTTTTGAAAACAAGATTGTCGGCGGTGTCGTTCCTCGTGAATACATTCCGGCTGTCGAGGCCGGTTTGAAGGACTCCCTGCAGAACGGTCTGCTGGCAGGTTATCCAATCATTGATGTCAAGGCTAGTCTGGTCGACGGTTCTTATCATGATGTCGACTCCAGTGAAATGGCTTTCAAGATTGCAGCTTCGATGGCCCTCAAGGCTGCGAAAGGTGCCTGCGCTCCGGTTATCCTTGAACCGATTATGAAGGTTGAAATCAATATGCCGGATGAATATCTAGGCGATATCATGGGCGATATTACCAGCCGTCGCGGACGTGTTGACGGTATGGAAGCACGCGCAGGCGCACAGGCTGTCGATGCACATGTCCCTCTGGCAGAAATGTTTGGTTATGCGACCTCGCTTCGCTCATCTACTCAGGGCCGCGGGACGTTCACGATGCAGTTTGATCACTATGAACAAGTGCCAAAGAGTGTCAGCGAAGAAATTATTAAAAAGGCAACCGGTGAATAA
- the rpsG gene encoding 30S ribosomal protein S7, with protein MPRKGPVEKRDVLPDPLYNSKLVTRLINRMMKDGKRGKSQTILYQAFDLIKERTNQEPMEVFEQALKNVMPVLEVKARRVGGSNYQVPVEVRPERRTTLGLRYLVNYSRLRGEKTMVERLASEIIDASNNTGASVKKREDMHKMAEANKAFAHYRW; from the coding sequence ATGCCAAGAAAAGGACCTGTTGAAAAAAGAGACGTTCTACCTGATCCGCTTTATAACTCGAAGCTGGTCACACGCTTGATTAACCGTATGATGAAGGACGGCAAAAGAGGCAAATCTCAGACCATTCTTTATCAGGCATTTGATTTAATCAAGGAACGCACCAATCAGGAACCAATGGAAGTATTTGAACAGGCGTTGAAAAATGTTATGCCGGTTCTCGAAGTAAAAGCACGTCGTGTAGGTGGCTCAAACTACCAGGTGCCGGTTGAAGTGCGTCCGGAACGCCGGACGACTTTAGGGCTGCGCTACCTTGTCAATTATTCAAGACTTCGCGGCGAAAAAACGATGGTTGAGAGACTGGCAAGCGAAATTATCGATGCTTCCAACAATACTGGAGCATCTGTAAAGAAACGCGAAGATATGCACAAAATGGCCGAGGCTAACAAGGCTTTTGCTCATTATCGCTGGTAA
- the rpsL gene encoding 30S ribosomal protein S12: MPTINQLIRQGRKSKIKKSTAPALNRGYNSFKKALTDDFAPQKRGVCTRVGTLTPKKPNSALRKYARVRLSNNIEVNAYIPGIGHNLQEHSVVLIRGGRVKDLPGVRYHIIRGALDTASVVDRKQGRSKYGAKKPKE, encoded by the coding sequence ATGCCAACAATCAATCAATTAATTCGTCAAGGGCGTAAGTCGAAAATCAAAAAGTCCACAGCACCTGCTCTCAACAGGGGATACAACAGCTTTAAGAAAGCACTGACTGATGATTTCGCACCACAGAAACGCGGTGTGTGCACACGTGTCGGCACACTGACACCTAAGAAGCCTAACTCGGCGCTTCGTAAATATGCTCGTGTCCGGCTGTCGAACAACATTGAAGTGAATGCTTACATCCCGGGAATCGGGCACAATCTGCAGGAGCATAGTGTCGTCTTGATTCGTGGAGGACGTGTAAAGGACCTTCCTGGTGTGCGCTATCATATTATTCGCGGTGCTCTTGATACAGCCAGTGTTGTTGATCGTAAACAGGGTCGTTCAAAATACGGCGCTAAGAAGCCTAAGGAATAA
- the rplB gene encoding 50S ribosomal protein L2 has translation MPLKKYKPTSNGRRNMSSLDFAEITTNRPEKTLLQALPNRAGRNNQGKLTVRHQGGGHKRQYRVIDFKRNKDGVPGRIATIEYDPNRTANIALVHYVDGEKRYILAPQGLKVGMQIVSGADADIKTGNALPLKNIPVGTTVHNIELKPGKGGQLVRSAGASAQILGKEGKYVLVRLVSGEVRMILETCRASIGQVGNLEHGLVSVGKAGRSRWKGIRPTVRGSVMNPNDHPHGGGEGKAPVGRKSPMSPWGKPTMGYKTRKKKNQSEQFIIRHRKK, from the coding sequence GTGCCACTTAAAAAGTATAAACCGACATCCAACGGACGCAGAAATATGAGTTCATTGGATTTCGCTGAAATAACAACAAACCGGCCAGAGAAGACATTGCTACAGGCACTGCCAAACAGAGCTGGCCGCAACAATCAGGGCAAGCTGACTGTTCGTCACCAGGGCGGCGGTCACAAACGCCAATATCGCGTTATTGATTTCAAGCGCAATAAGGACGGCGTACCAGGCCGGATTGCTACAATTGAATACGATCCGAATCGTACAGCTAACATTGCGCTGGTTCATTATGTAGATGGAGAGAAACGCTATATTCTCGCTCCACAAGGCCTCAAAGTCGGTATGCAGATCGTATCAGGGGCTGACGCAGATATCAAAACCGGAAACGCCCTTCCGCTCAAAAACATTCCAGTTGGTACAACCGTCCATAATATTGAGCTGAAACCGGGAAAAGGTGGACAGCTCGTCCGTTCCGCAGGCGCTTCAGCACAGATCCTCGGCAAGGAAGGCAAGTATGTTCTTGTTCGCCTTGTATCCGGTGAAGTCAGAATGATTCTTGAAACTTGCCGGGCGTCAATCGGACAGGTCGGAAACTTGGAACACGGCCTTGTGTCAGTCGGAAAAGCAGGACGCTCCCGTTGGAAAGGTATTCGCCCGACAGTCCGCGGTTCCGTTATGAACCCGAATGACCATCCGCACGGTGGTGGTGAAGGTAAAGCCCCTGTAGGCCGTAAGTCACCAATGTCACCTTGGGGCAAGCCGACAATGGGTTACAAAACACGTAAAAAGAAGAATCAGTCGGAACAGTTTATTATCAGACATCGCAAGAAATAA